The Manihot esculenta cultivar AM560-2 chromosome 1, M.esculenta_v8, whole genome shotgun sequence genome has a window encoding:
- the LOC110624044 gene encoding UBP1-associated protein 2A, translated as MAKKRKQRSSEPAPVETLVPQLQEVQSLPETIQEEDPQNVAIEDDSGGQQQEPQGVEKEEREELEQGREDEEKEPEEEDEEGGEGEDKQPEEHHSHNLEVSSSDVAQSNPEIAEANSANEGASNGNEATEEEENEDDDSLEKLLEPFGKDQLVALLRKSVDKHPDLMDSVREIADADPAHRKIFVHGLGWDTTAETLKSEFGKYGEIEDCKAVTDRVSGKSKGYAFILFKQRAGARKALRQPQKKIGNRITSCQLATAGPVPAPPPTTSAVSEYTQRKIFVSNVSAEIDPEKLLEFFRQYGEIEEGPLGLDKQTGKPKGFALFVYKSVESAKKALEEPHKKFEGHTLHCQKAIDGQKSNKTGYGAVHHQHHHHQPHYQHTAKKGKYSSGAHGPGHLMAPSGPSVNFSPGMAPQGLNPALGQALTALGLGNLLGGLGGAPVNMGGPPAGYGNQAGGGYAIEPGMQGGYPNLQMNPHMGQSGAGRAQQGSAPYMGH; from the coding sequence ATGGCGAAGAAACGAAAGCAGCGATCCTCTGAACCCGCACCCGTTGAAACCCTTGTTCCGCAGCTTCAAGAGGTTCAATCGCTGCCTGAAACAATCCAGGAAGAAGACCCTCAAAACGTGGCCATAGAAGATGATTCCGGAGGACAACAACAAGAGCCTCAAGGAGTAGAGAAAGAGGAGCGAGAAGAACTTGAGCAAGGGAGAGAAGACGAAGAAAAagaaccagaagaagaagacgaagaaggaggagaaggagaagataaACAACCGGAAGAACATCACTCTCATAACCTAGAAGTCTCATCAAGTGATGTAGCACAGTCAAACCCAGAAATAGCTGAAGCCAATAGTGCTAATGAAGGTGCTAGTAATGGAAACGAAGCAACTGAGGAAGAGGAAAATGAAGACGACGACTCTCTAGAGAAGCTTCTAGAGCCTTTCGGGAAAGACCAACTGGTTGCCCTCCTCAGAAAGTCCGTGGACAAGCATCCTGATTTGATGGATTCTGTGCGTGAAATTGCGGATGCTGACCCCGCTCACCGCAAGATCTTTGTGCACGGTCTCGGCTGGGATACCACTGCTGAAACCCTCAAATCTGAGTTTGGGAAGTACGGGGAGATAGAGGACTGTAAGGCCGTGACCGACCGTGTTTCAGGGAAATCTAAAGGCTATGCCTTTATATTATTCAAGCAGCGAGCTGGGGCACGAAAAGCCCTCAGGCAGCCCCAGAAAAAGATAGGTAATAGGATTACGTCCTGTCAGTTGGCCACTGCAGGGCCTGTACCAGCTCCACCCCCAACTACGTCAGCAGTGTCCGAGTACACTCAGAGGAAGATTTTCGTAAGCAATGTATCAGCTGAGATAGATCCTGAGAAGCTTCTGGAGTTCTTTAGGCAGTACGGGGAGATTGAGGAAGGTCCACTTGGGCTTGATAAGCAGACCGGAAAACCCAAGGGGTTTGCATTATTCGTGTATAAGTCAGTTGAGAGTGCAAAGAAGGCACTTGAGGAGCCTCACAAGAAGTTTGAGGGTCATACGCTGCATTGCCAGAAGGCCATAGATGGGCAAAAATCAAACAAGACGGGTTATGGTGCAGTTCACCATCAGCATCACCATCATCAGCCACATTACCAGCACACAGCCAAGAAAGGTAAGTACTCGTCTGGTGCACACGGCCCTGGTCATTTGATGGCACCGTCTGGGCCATCTGTGAACTTCAGTCCGGGAATGGCACCCCAAGGTTTGAACCCGGCGCTTGGGCAGGCCTTAACGGCTTTGGGGCTTGGTAATCTGCTTGGAGGGCTTGGTGGTGCACCAGTGAATATGGGGGGGCCGCCTGCTGGATACGGTAATCAGGCTGGTGGGGGATACGCGATTGAACCAGGTATGCAGGGTGGATATCCGAACCTACAGATGAACCCTCATATGGGACAGAGCGGTGCTGGCAGAGCTCAACAAGGCAGTGCTCCTTACATGGGACATTAG
- the LOC110609195 gene encoding probable aquaporin NIP5-1: MPENETGTPTASAPATPGTPGGPLFPSLRIDSLSYDRKSMPRCKCLPVNAPTWGQPHTCFTDFPSPDVSLTRKLGAEFVGTFILIFAATAGPIVNQKYNGAESLIGNAACAGLAVMIIILSTGHISGAHLNPSLTIAFAALRHFPWMQVPAYIAAQVSASICASFALKGVFHPFMSGGVTVPSVGVGQAFALEFLITFNLLFVVTAVATDTRAVGELAGIAVGATVMLNILVAGPSSGGSMNPVRTLGPAVAAGNYRDLWIYLVAPTLGAVAGAGTYTLVKLRDDEADPPRQVRSFRR; the protein is encoded by the exons atGCCGGAAAACGAGACAGGGACACCAACAGCATCGGCGCCGGCGACGCCAGGGACGCCGGGAGGGCCGCTGTTTCCTTCACTGAGGATAGATTCACTATCCTATGATCGAAAGTCAATGCCGAGATGCAAGTGCTTGCCAGTTAATGCTCCAACTTGGGGTCAACCCCACACGTGCTTCACTGATTTCCCTTCACCGGATGTCTCTCTTACCCGCAAG CTTGGAGCAGAATTTGTGGGAACCTTCATCCTGATATTTGCAGCAACAGCAGGACCGATAGTGAACCAAAAGTACAACGGAGCAGAGTCATTGATTGGGAATGCAGCATGTGCTGGGCTAGCCGtgatgataataattttatcaacTGGACACATATCAGGAGCTCACTTGAATCCATCCTTGACCATTGCCTTTGCAGCTCTCCGTCACTTTCCTTGGATGCAAGTCCCTGCCTATATAGCTGCCCAAGTTTCTGCTTCCATTTGTGCTTCTTTTGCTCTTAAAGGTGTCTTCCATCCTTTCATGTCTGGTGGCGTAACTGTTCCTTCCGTTGGCGTTGGACAGGCTTTTGCACTTGAGTTTCTCATTACTTTCAATCTCTTGTTTGTCGTCACCGCTGTTGCAACTGATACCCGAGCT GTAGGCGAGTTGGCAGGAATAGCAGTTGGAGCAACTGTTATGCTCAACATTCTAGTAGCTGG GCCATCTAGCGGAGGTTCAATGAATCCTGTGAGGACTCTGGGGCCAGCGGTAGCCGCAGGAAATTACAGGGATTTGTGGATATACTTGGTGGCACCCACACTTGGGGCTGTTGCTGGTGCAGGTACTTACACTCTTGTGAAGCTCCGAGACGACGAAGCCGATCCACCCCGCCAAGTCAGAAGCTTCCGTCGCTAG
- the LOC110627983 gene encoding 15-cis-zeta-carotene isomerase, chloroplastic — MASSLVLSNLFSSSLPRPPNNLIKPRCPIIIPSLQFQNLTNSKFFGPTHRFPSNSFSFSWKTSSLSCLRSDGNTSSPVSEEALVGEDSAAFELGKQKILSWIYFSVILGVVLYVLDVVWIDNSTGYGKLFIDAISNLSESHEAVMLILIFIFATVHSGLASLRDVGEQLIGERPYRVLFAGVSLPLALSTVVYFINHRYDGVQLWQLQSDVLVHQLVWLSNFISFFFLYPSTFNLLEVAAVDKPKMHLWETGIMRITRHPQMVGQVMWCLAHTIWIGNSVAVAASIGLIGHHLFGVWNGDRRLAKRYGEAFEAVKKRTSIVPFAAIIDGRQKLPKDYYKEFLRLPYFSITALTLGAYFAHPLMQAASSRLHW, encoded by the exons ATGGCCTCTTCTCTTGTTCTCTCCAATCTGTTCTCTTCTTCCTTACCTCGCCCTCCCAATAACCTAATAAAACCTCGCTGCCCCATCATAATTCCCTCGCTCCAATTCCAAAATCTcacaaattcaaaattttttggaCCCACCCATCGCTTTCCCTCAAATTCTTTCTCATTTTCCTGGAAAACTTCGTCCCTTAGTTGCCTTAGATCAGATGGGAATACAAGCAGCCCTGTCTCTGAAGAGGCGCTTGTGGGAGAGGACTCAGCAGCGTTTGAGTTGGGCAAACAGAAGATACTATCTTGGATATATTTCAGTGTGATATTGGGAGTTGTTTTATATGTTCTTGATGTGGTTTGGATTGATAACTCTACGGGATATGGAAAGCTTTTCATTGATGCTATTTCAAATCTTTCAGAGAGCCATGAA GCTGTAATGTTGATACTGATTTTCATTTTCGCCACTGTTCACAGTGGCTTGGCTAGTCTCCGTGATGTGGGTGAGCAACTCATTGGAGAACGACCATATCGGGTTTTGTTTGCTGGGGTTTCTCTTCCATTAGCTCTTAGCACTGTA GTGTACTTTATCAACCATAGATATGATGGAGTTCAGTTATGGCAGCTTCAGAGTGATGTATTAGTACATCAACTTGTGTGGCTTTCTAATtttatctctttcttttttctctatCCTTCAACGTTTAATCTGTTAGAAGTAGCAGCTGTTGACAAGCCTAAAATGCATCTTTGGGAAACTGGGATAATGAGGATCACAAGGCACCCTCAG ATGGTTGGACAGGTGATGTGGTGCTTGGCTCATACAATTTGGATTGGAAATTCTGTAGCTGTTGCTGCATCTATTGGTCTAATTGGGCATCATTTATTTGGTGTGTGGAATGGAGACAGAAGATTAGCAAAGCGATATGGAGAGGCTTTTGAGGCTGTAAAGAAGCGGACAAGTATAGTTCCATTTGCTGCAATAATTGATGGTCGTCAAAAGTTACCCAAAGATTATTATAAGGAATTCCTTCGGTTGCCATATTTTTCAATTACTGCCTTGACTCTAGGTGCATACTTTGCTCACCCACTTATGCAGGCTGCCAGCTCCAGACTTCATTGGTAA